One window of Nitrospira sp. genomic DNA carries:
- a CDS encoding IS5 family transposase (programmed frameshift), which translates to MRRYGLRDDQWEKIETLLPGREGTVGVTAQDNRLFVEAVLFRYRAGIPWRDLPERFGDFRVIHTRHTRWSRRGVWQRVFARLAEDLDNEYAMIDSTIVRAHQHSAGAKGGTKCEAIGRSKGGLTTKIHATCDALGNPTGFHLTPGQAHDLEGADVLLPGIEADTVIADKAFDADERVIEPLRKAGKTIVIPPKSNRTTPREYDQDLSRARHLIENFFARLKQFRAIATRYDKRAANFLGAIYLAASMTWLN; encoded by the exons GTGAGACGGTACGGGTTGCGGGATGACCAGTGGGAGAAGATTGAAACCCTGTTGCCTGGGCGTGAAGGCACGGTGGGGGTGACCGCGCAGGACAACCGGCTATTTGTGGAAGCGGTGTTGTTCCGGTATCGCGCGGGAATCCCGTGGCGGGATCTGCCGGAGCGGTTCGGAGATTTCCGAGTGATCCACACGCGCCATACGCGCTGGAGTCGACGCGGCGTCTGGCAACGGGTGTTTGCGCGTCTGGCCGAGGATCTCGACAATGAATACGCGATGATCGATTCCACCATCGTCCGTGCCCACCAGCACAGCGCTGGGGCAAAAGGGGGCACCAAGTGC GAAGCCATCGGACGCAGCAAGGGGGGCCTGACCACGAAAATCCACGCCACCTGTGACGCGCTGGGTAATCCGACCGGGTTTCATCTCACCCCAGGACAGGCGCATGATCTGGAGGGCGCCGATGTCTTGCTACCCGGCATTGAGGCGGATACCGTCATCGCCGATAAAGCCTTCGATGCCGATGAACGGGTGATTGAACCGCTGCGAAAAGCAGGGAAGACCATCGTCATCCCACCCAAATCCAACAGAACAACCCCACGTGAATACGATCAAGACCTCTCCCGAGCCCGCCATCTGATCGAGAACTTTTTCGCGAGACTCAAGCAATTCCGTGCCATCGCCACCCGCTATGATAAACGCGCCGCCAATTTCCTCGGTGCCATCTATCTCGCTGCTTCGATGACATGGCTTAATTGA